One window from the genome of Desulforamulus ruminis DSM 2154 encodes:
- a CDS encoding DUF2815 family protein, which translates to MTQAQTKSPNTKVVTGKIRMSYANLFEPRAIAEGQDKKYSLCVLIPKSDVETLRKIKAAVDAAKQAGASLWGGKIPSNLKTPLRDGDVDRADQEEYQGHYFLNASSKQKPGIVDRNVQPILDQSEVYSGCYGRVSLNFYPFNQAGNKGVGCGLQNVQKLEDGEPLGGRSRAEDDFDVVSDGGDDDFLG; encoded by the coding sequence ATGACCCAAGCACAAACCAAGTCCCCTAATACCAAAGTTGTAACCGGTAAAATCCGGATGAGTTATGCCAACCTTTTTGAACCCCGGGCCATCGCAGAAGGCCAGGATAAAAAATACTCCCTTTGCGTTCTGATTCCAAAATCCGATGTGGAGACCCTTCGGAAAATCAAAGCCGCCGTGGATGCCGCCAAACAGGCGGGCGCCAGTCTATGGGGTGGAAAGATTCCCTCCAATCTTAAAACACCGCTACGGGATGGGGATGTGGACCGGGCGGACCAAGAGGAATACCAGGGCCATTATTTCCTGAATGCCAGCTCCAAACAAAAACCGGGTATTGTGGATCGAAACGTACAGCCGATTCTGGATCAATCAGAGGTATACAGCGGTTGCTACGGACGCGTCAGTTTGAACTTCTACCCCTTTAACCAGGCCGGGAATAAGGGCGTGGGATGTGGTCTGCAGAATGTTCAGAAGCTGGAAGATGGGGAGCCCCTGGGCGGTCGTTCCCGGGCGGAAGATGACTTTGACGTTGTCAGTGATGGCGGTGACGATGACTTTTTAGGGTAA